Genomic window (Subtercola endophyticus):
GAATGGTCGACGCCACGTCGATGAGGTGATGGAACTGCGGACGGATCTCGCCCTGACTCGTGAAGCCCTTCGGCCAGTGCGTGATGGCGCCCACGCGGGTGCCGCCGAAGTGCGACGCTACCTGCTTGGTCCACTGGAACGGCGTGTTCATGGCGTGCGCCCAGCCCACCGCGTAGTGGTTGTACGAGTCCGTGCCGCCGAACTCGTCGATGCGCGCGGCCATGAACTCCTCGGTCTCGAGGGCGGCCATGCCGTTCAGCGAGATCATTTCGTTGAAGGTGCCCTGCGGGGTGCCCTCGGCGCTGGCGCCGTTGTCGCCAATGATCAGGTAGACGAGGGTGTTGTCGAGAATGCCGAGGTCGTCGAGTGAGTCGAGCACCCGGCCGATCTCGTGGTCGGTGTGCTCCATGAAGCCCGCGTAGAGCTCCATCTGGCGGGCCAGCACCGGCTTGAGGCCGTCTGAGACGTCGTTCCAGGCGCCGATCGCTTCGGGGCGCTCGGTCAGCGCAGTGCCCTCCGGAACGATGCCGAGCGTGATCTGCTTGGCGAGCGTCTCTTCACGCTGCGCGTCCCAGCCTTTGTCGAACTTGCCCTTGTATTTGTCGCTCCACTCGGTGGCCACGTGGTGCGGTGCGTGCGTGGCGCCGGGGGCGAAGTAGATGAAGAACGGCTTGTCGGGCATGAGCGACTTCTGCTGGTGCATCCAATTCACCGCGTGATCGGTGAGGTCTTCGGTGAGGTGATAACCCTCTTCGGGCGTCTTGGGCGCCTCGATGGGGGTCGTGCCCTCGTACAGCGCGGGGTACCACTGGTTCGTTTCGGCACCGACAAAACCGTAGAAGTAGTCGAATCCGCTGCCGGTGGGCCACTGCTGGTAGGGCCCTGCGGGGCTGGTCTCCCACACCGGTACCTCATGACACTTGCCGAACTGGGCGGTGGCGTAGCCGTTCAGGTTCAGCGTCTGGGCCAGTGGCGCGGCACTGTCGGGGCGAACCGAGTTGTAGCCGGGCGCCGAGGTGGCGATTTCGGTGATTCCACCCATTCCCACGGCGTGGTGGTTGCGGCCGGTCAGTAGCGCTTGACGCGAAGGTGAACACAGCGCCGTCGTGTGAAAGCGGTTGAAGCGCACACCGTGCTCGGCCAGACGCTCGGCGTTGGGGGTGTAGCAGGGGCCACCGAAGGCCGACGACGAGCCGAAGCCGGCGTCATCGATCAAGATGATGACGACGTTGGGCGCGCCCTCGGGCGCGGCTGGAGAGGTGATCGCCGGAAATTTGGTGTCAGGGTCTTTCGCGTCGAAGGTGATGAGACCGACATGCTCGCGGTGCGGAATGGGCAGATTCGATCGTGAGATATCGGGCATGACTACTTCCTTGTGCTTGTGCCGTCATCACGGCGAGTGGTGGTGTGCGGAACGGGGTTGACCGAGATGAGCTCGATGGTGAGTCGCTGAAAGAGCTGAAAGAGCCCGTAGAGGCGCGCTTGGTCGGGCACCGAACCGACAAAGTGCGTTCGACCCCCCTCGACGTGGTCGACGGTGAAGCCCTGTGCGGTCTCGATTGCAGAGGTAAAGGTGGGGCTCAGCGTTCCATCGACCACGACTTCGTAGGTTCTGGCTCGCACTGCACACCTCTCGTCTCGTCTTCGCATAGAGCGAAGGCGACTCACTGAGCATGGCGGTTGAACAAGCAGGGGTCGTCAGTCTCAGAGGTTGATTCGGCCGACTCGACCTCGGCTGCAAGAGGCCGCGTTGCTGGCATTTCGCGACACGGTGGGGTTAACTGAACGTCAAGGGGTTGTGAAATATGGTCGCGGTGCAGTACTTACCGAATCGGACTGTCGACCGACCTCATTTGAGGTCTCGTTTGGATCGAGCTCTCGAGCGTCGCCTCACCGTTGTCGTCGCCTCGGCGGGAGCGGGCAAGTCGGTGCTGCTGAGCCAGTGGGTTCAGTCTCGGCCCGATGTGTCGTACGTGTGGATCTCTCTGGTGCCGGCCGACGACGACGCGGCACATCTCGCGAATCGGCTTCTAGCAGAGCTCTGTGTTCTGAACGAGTCGTTCCGAAGCCTGGCGCCCCTCGTCGCATTGGGCGCGGGCGGCCTCGGCCGGCCCTTCATCGATGAGCTCAGCGTGGAACTTCGCGGGTACGGCAAGATCTGTGTGGTCTTCGACGACTTTCACGTGCTGGAGAACCCGTCGGTCATAGCCGATCTCGAGACCCTCATCGATGAGTTGCCCCACAACGCGCACATCGTGCTCTCGAGCAGGTCTGAGCCGCCGAGTGATCTGAGCCGTTTTCGCCTGCGCGGCGAAATGACAGAGTTGCGGCAGGTCGACCTGGCCATGACCTACGCGGATTCTGCCGAGCTTCTCGAGAATGCGGTGGGCCATCGCCTCTCGGCCGACAACGTGAGTGCCTTGGTCGACAAGACCGAAGGCTGGGCAGCCGGTCTCCAACTCGCGGGGCTGACGATCAGCCTGAAGCAAGACGCCGACGCCTTCGTCGCCGACTTCAGCGGCTCCGATCGACTCGTGAGCGACTACCTCACCCAACAGATCTTGCGGTCGATGCCCGATGCTCAGCGCCGCGGAGTTCTGCAGCTCGCCGCTCTCGACACCATGAGTGCCGAGCTCATTCGCGACGTGATCGACGACCCCGATGCGCACACGACCTTCGATCGTCTGGCACGTGATACGCAGTTCGTCATCGCGCTGGATGACCGGCGCGAGTGGTTTCGTTTTCACCACCTCTTTCGCGACCTGCTGCGCTATCACCTGCGGGCTGAACTTCCGCGAGTCGAGGAGCAGACCGCCGAGCGGGCTGCGCAGTGGCACCTGGACCGCGGTCATGTCGGAACCGCTGTGGACTACCTGATCAGAACCCAGAACTGGGAGCGCATGCTCGACGTCGTGCTCAGCCGCGGCTCTGACGTGTTCGAGCGCGGGCAGCTCGCCACGGTCGTCGCGTGGCTGGAGCAGGTGCCAGCTGCCGTTCGCGCAGAGAATATCGAAGCCGGGTTGTTTCTCGGTATTCTGGTCGGCCTGCTCGGGCAGGGTGCACGAGCCGACGACATACTCTCTCGAATCGCGAACGATCCCCGGGCATCCTTCGGGCAGGTCGCCTGCGCCTCGGCATTTCTCGCCGCTCTCGTGCAGACCCGACCCGACCCGTTGCGGTCGATCAGGGCGGCCCGTCGAGCGCTCGAGTTGATTACGGCAGGCTCGCAGGAGGTTTTTCCGG
Coding sequences:
- a CDS encoding arylsulfatase, giving the protein MPDISRSNLPIPHREHVGLITFDAKDPDTKFPAITSPAAPEGAPNVVIILIDDAGFGSSSAFGGPCYTPNAERLAEHGVRFNRFHTTALCSPSRQALLTGRNHHAVGMGGITEIATSAPGYNSVRPDSAAPLAQTLNLNGYATAQFGKCHEVPVWETSPAGPYQQWPTGSGFDYFYGFVGAETNQWYPALYEGTTPIEAPKTPEEGYHLTEDLTDHAVNWMHQQKSLMPDKPFFIYFAPGATHAPHHVATEWSDKYKGKFDKGWDAQREETLAKQITLGIVPEGTALTERPEAIGAWNDVSDGLKPVLARQMELYAGFMEHTDHEIGRVLDSLDDLGILDNTLVYLIIGDNGASAEGTPQGTFNEMISLNGMAALETEEFMAARIDEFGGTDSYNHYAVGWAHAMNTPFQWTKQVASHFGGTRVGAITHWPKGFTSQGEIRPQFHHLIDVASTILEVAGIPEPTFVNGIQQMPYHGVSMAYAFDDGAADDQRKTQYFEVACNRGIYHNGWTAVTRHSNPWLFGETLPALDDDVWELYDTTTDWSQAHDLSAEHPDKLKDLQRLWLIEAVKYNVLPLDDRRIERFNSDIAGRPQLVKGESQLIYGSMSRLSENSVLNIKNKSHSVTAEIVVPESGANGVIVSQGGAFAGWSLYLHEGKPKYCHNLAGLMRFYAASDDVVSPGTHQVRMEFAYDGGGLAKGGLATLFIDGAEVGNGRIGATIPMIYSGDETLDIGLDTGTPVSEDYEAEVRFTGAVNWVELQAGVDGQDHLISAEDRMRVATALQ
- a CDS encoding LuxR C-terminal-related transcriptional regulator, with product MDRALERRLTVVVASAGAGKSVLLSQWVQSRPDVSYVWISLVPADDDAAHLANRLLAELCVLNESFRSLAPLVALGAGGLGRPFIDELSVELRGYGKICVVFDDFHVLENPSVIADLETLIDELPHNAHIVLSSRSEPPSDLSRFRLRGEMTELRQVDLAMTYADSAELLENAVGHRLSADNVSALVDKTEGWAAGLQLAGLTISLKQDADAFVADFSGSDRLVSDYLTQQILRSMPDAQRRGVLQLAALDTMSAELIRDVIDDPDAHTTFDRLARDTQFVIALDDRREWFRFHHLFRDLLRYHLRAELPRVEEQTAERAAQWHLDRGHVGTAVDYLIRTQNWERMLDVVLSRGSDVFERGQLATVVAWLEQVPAAVRAENIEAGLFLGILVGLLGQGARADDILSRIANDPRASFGQVACASAFLAALVQTRPDPLRSIRAARRALELITAGSQEVFPDVLGMTSRKSLETVAIVSGARGYFLNGNFAEAKRWLARGLASDGAMYSLWRINALGALALIEAWAGDLVRANNLATEALETAREVGLLSHWGCADAYVALAHVAIERGEPTQAALALHEALLRADATQRTQQLWVLHYERSLLMEASAGEQQTTTPAGSPPPVVLDRLNAQSVRLNRAGKVSTHRATETGRAGDEDAAAVWFERALSALAQNRREQFVFCFEKVEAGDGSQIEGAIQYRLLSALDPSHGAQSTRSTRCFNEALDLADAQGSVELLVRAGPEVISRIAASTHASPGFREKVLQRAKDAEIALPGSDLDEPLTRRELEILSYLPSRYTNNELAEMSFVSVSTIKTHVLHIYQKLGVGTRKEAIDRARELGLL